The window AGAAGTAACTTATAAAGATGTTAAGCATTTACCTGCACTCTTTGTAAGACTTTAAGGGCTTGGTACCAGTGCCCTTTAAAACTATCATAACAAGCCTGTGGATCACATTCTTCACTGTTTAAAATACTTCTATTGCTTCGctggaaaaatgtattgtttctTATCCATTCCATAATATTCAACACTTTACATTTAAGCCATTTTAGGGAACCGTGTTATTTCGTCGTTAAATATCTCTTATCAAACAACGCAAATgcaatttcattttccttggtattaattaacttttaatcATAACCCACTTTcgttgataaaaattaattaaaacaataggAAAAGTGTCACTGATGACACCTGTCGCCACTAGCAATAGTGACAATTCGCTACTTTGGATAAGGGTAGAGTATATTACACTTGGTGTAGAGATCGCATAACACCAAGTGGCTGACAAAATCTTTTATGTGCACCATTTCTGCAATTAACTTCGCCGTTTATTAGGCCCAAAATGGTTCTCCTGATAAATGTACCACTTTTGGAATACTAAAtgcttcaaattaaaaacactGATGGGTACTAAGTATTCATTTGATGACGTTCCTTTCAATTCAATTGTCACAATATCATTCGACGTTTTAGTTATGTTTGATTTAAGGTTTTGTTCACTGACCAGGAAACTACTTTAGAACGGTTCTAGAACCTCTTTCGAGAAATCACATTCTACATTTTTGTACTTGAAGTGAGCAATGCGCTTGCCCAGAAAGTGTTCTTGAACCGTTCCGATATGTGAGTTGGAACAATCCTGATGACAGCTGTTTTGAATTGAGAACCAAGGAAGGttacttttttactttctgGAGGAAGTTGACATAATAGTTCGgatatttagaaatattttacggAAAATTGGATATTCAGAAGCAAAAATAATCCACAGAACTATATAGAATAATGACTATTCTACCCACTATCCGAAAAACAACCAACAGTGCTGAGGAAAACAATGAACCCAATCAACAAAACGTAAGTATTCTTGTCTGAGGTTGCACCTTCCAtcaatttaagtattttatatgTACACTTTCTTTATCATTGAacaatttaagaaatatgatAACATTTATCACACAATTTATAATTCAGGGtatatgtttgtttttgtccTTTGTAGGGGACAGTGGAAAGGAATAATAGAAGAAATGAGATTGCCTCTATGCAAATCTCCTCTCTGTCAGAGAATAATGCCAATGCTAGGAGATCCCCATTTCCATTGTAAGTGGATTTTATGTTGCCTTTTACATAGTATAGGTTTTGTCATATTTGTTATACAAAACACTTTGATAAttcttataaatatgtataaactCATCAATTACTACCAGATAAGAAGAATCTGCACGTCATATAGGTAGTATCGAAGCAGAATTTAGAATGTCTCTTACAGTAGAGCCTTCGATACAAAATTTTCCATACAAATTCCCAAAACAGATAAGAAAGTAAGGTAAAAGTATACTGCCAGATCTTTTTGGCAGGAATAGTAAAAATTAGCCTGcatgtattaaatatttcattgaataAGTGCAAGCCAGGAATTATATAGTAATAGCAGGCTGCTCTTTCTTAAAGTTGTTTTTCTgtattacaaaatttactttatttgagACTATTGACAAATCAGTTTGTTATTCCAGTAAAGTAAGGTCAGTTAGATTACTAGAGGTTTACCTTTAGCTCAATATAGTCCCTTAATTCTATGTATAGATGCATGCGTATTGTGGTAGACTGGCAGTCCAGTACTAACACACAAAAGTTATGGTAACCTATTGTATAACtttcattaaattcaatttgacacatttcagaaatataaattattattttgggatttaaaatacacaaacttatgattttcaatttttctctacACTTCTCcaccaaaaaaaacttaaagtaGCCCTCACCACTTTTATGCTAATAAGTCTTAAtctttttaagtaaacaaGACAGAAAAGAGCGGCTAAGAAAGAGATTCAAAGAACCTGACAGAACGCGTGAtagagaaagagaaagagagcAAAAGCGCGAAATACGTCGAGAGCAAAAGAGAGATAGAATTGCGGTGGCTAAAAGAGATATTGGAAATGAAGCTCTCCTTGACAATAACGCCGATGATGTCGAGCAGGCTGTAGAACCCACGtgcaataacaataaaaatattaatgttgaAGTTAAAGAGGATGCAACAGGCTTCAACAGTGAAGATGAATATGACGATAATAGCTTTAAGAATAGGCTTCTCACCAATGAAGAATGGCAGAAGGTAGGTTTAATGTTTGGTGCAGTAATATAATTcaaatagaatatttatttctaaacttaatataagtaataaattaaatattgcagagagatgaatttttttcacgaGGCATGTCAAGTTTGGGATGGGAAATTAAACAGATGAATGAAGATGGAGCTTGTCTGTTTCGTTCCATTGCAGACCAAGTCTATGGAGATCAGGAATTTCACAATCAAGTTAGGCAGGACTGCATGAACTATATCGTTAGTAACTATGCTGCAATCAGTATATTTAAGTTGAACAAATCAAACATTTAtcaattatgttaaaaattttaaattttattggttAATCTTCAtgtaaagtaataattttatagatataATTCGTGGTTACATTGATTTATGTGGCCTTTTGCTCTTTTAATTAGAAgcttaggaaaaatattaaagggGAGATTAAAGGTGCTTCAGAAAAACGTGGATAAAATTTATAGTAGGATTTTCTCTGGCACTCAAACGAGacaaattgtatattttggcAGGATGCTAAGAGATATTTTCATAGCCGtcttattatattaaaagtatCAACTAATTTCCCTCCCTATTCAGGTTCAAAACCGCGATTATTTCGAGCCTTACGTAACCGAAGATTTTGACAAGTATGTTGCAAGGAAGCGTACTTGGCACGTTCATGGCAATCATTTAGAAATCCAAGCAATGAGCGAGCTTTATAATCGCACGATTGAAGTGTATTGCTATCAAGTCGGTTAGTATCTTTCTAAAGCCACTTAAGCCAAGCAATctagcaacttttttttagaacCAATTAATATATTCAATGGCTCTTCGAGATTTGTTAATAGCTATGAACCGATCAGGCTTTCTTACCACCGAATGTGTCACTATAATTCAATTAGCAATCCGAATAAACCATCTGTGGGGGTGGGATTAGGTTTACCAAACTATCATCCTGTTGATATTGATAGAAGAAGACTTCATGATGGTGTTAGAGCCAGTGAGCAGCTGTTGATTGAGCAGGTAGGAAAGAGAGAACCAGAATGTAAAGTTGGATGTTAAAAATTGTCCCGTAACTTTAGACAATGTTGGAAGACAAGCTAAAAGCTACCGACTGGGAAGCCACAAATGAAGCAATTGAAGAACAAGTAGCGCGGGAATCATACATTCAATACTTCAGAGATACTGAGAAACGTCTTAAAGATCAGGGTCATCCTTTAGCGAGTGGTAGTAGCTCAACCGTTACATCCTCAATGGTTTCGAGCCCCAGGAGTTCTCGTCGAGGATCATTGTCCCCTAAAGGATGCTCTTCTCCTAAAGGAGGGACTTCTCCTAAGAATTTGTCTCCAttaggtaaatttaatttttgttagtaaCTGATTTTCGTTGTACATTTTTGcctgaaaattattgttttaaattattacctGGAACCTCTAggtatcatattttatttcccGAAAACTTTAGCGAGCCCCAGAACAACTTTTGGATCAAATAATTCCGAAGCTGAAAATTTACTTTCCACTTTCGTCCCGACAAAAGAAGAAGAAGCGTTTGCTAAAAGAGTATATAATTCTCCTCGAAGAATTTCTGAACAAAATGATGCCAGTTTCCCTGTCGAGTCCTTCCAAAAAGAAGAAGCAGGTCCTTCGTCGTTAATAGATAATAATATTGGTAAGTAATAGTTACAAGGAtacttaaaaatacttaagCGCTTTCCAAATTTGctcattttgcattttttccactTTAACATTGCGAGAATCAATGTCTATATGTGTCTCAATTTTTTAGGCAGCTTCGAAGATTTTGATCAGGAAATAATGGCTCAAGTATTGGCCGAATCGCAACAGACCTACTTAGACGAATTAAAGAAAAGTAAATCCAGAAAGAGAAACGGGTCCCCAGAACCCTCAACTTCAACATAGCtcgttaatttatttaaacgtATTTACATAGTTTCAAATATATAATCAGAAGGATAGTTTTcctaattataa of the Euwallacea similis isolate ESF13 chromosome 8, ESF131.1, whole genome shotgun sequence genome contains:
- the Duba gene encoding OTU domain-containing protein 5 — its product is MTILPTIRKTTNSAEENNEPNQQNGTVERNNRRNEIASMQISSLSENNANARRSPFPFKQDRKERLRKRFKEPDRTRDREREREQKREIRREQKRDRIAVAKRDIGNEALLDNNADDVEQAVEPTCNNNKNINVEVKEDATGFNSEDEYDDNSFKNRLLTNEEWQKRDEFFSRGMSSLGWEIKQMNEDGACLFRSIADQVYGDQEFHNQVRQDCMNYIVQNRDYFEPYVTEDFDKYVARKRTWHVHGNHLEIQAMSELYNRTIEVYCYQVEPINIFNGSSRFVNSYEPIRLSYHRMCHYNSISNPNKPSVGVGLGLPNYHPVDIDRRRLHDGVRASEQLLIEQTMLEDKLKATDWEATNEAIEEQVARESYIQYFRDTEKRLKDQGHPLASGSSSTVTSSMVSSPRSSRRGSLSPKGCSSPKGGTSPKNLSPLASPRTTFGSNNSEAENLLSTFVPTKEEEAFAKRVYNSPRRISEQNDASFPVESFQKEEAGPSSLIDNNIGSFEDFDQEIMAQVLAESQQTYLDELKKSKSRKRNGSPEPSTST